Part of the Paenibacillus kyungheensis genome, CACTAACGACTTCTGTCCCGAATTGAAGTGTGCCTTTGCCATCCTCGGTGTCTTTGATAACCTGTACACGTTGACCTGCAACAACGATTTCCCAATCTTCGCTTTTCGCATTAGGAACGAACTCACGTACTTCTTCCATCCGTTTATCGTTTGACAGCATTACTTGTTGAATCAAATATTTGGTTAGTGCCATCTCTTTCGCACCTGCGGCTAACATCGTGAACAAGTTGTTCGGTTTGACCGAATTGATCAGATCCATATTTGAACCCGTTTTCAAAAATTTTGGTGAAAAGCCTGCAAACGGCCCGAACAATAACGCTTTTTTGTTGCCAATATATCGGGTATCCAAATGCGGTACAGACATCGGCGGAGCGCCCAATTTTGCTTTACCATACACTTTCGCATGATGTTGCTCAATCACTTCAGGATTTTTACACGACATAAATACGCCACTCACCGGAAAGCCACCGATATGCTTGGACTCGGGAATACCTGTTTTTTGTAGCAACGGTAGACTACCGCCACCACCGCCAATAAAGACAAATTTGGCAATATGATGTTCGGTTGTGCCTGTGCTAATGTTGTGGACTTTGACTTCCCAGCCACCGTCAGAAGAACGTTTGATATCTTTAATAATATGGTTATAGTGTATTTCTACATTTTTAGTTTTGAGATCTTCGAATAATATACGGGTTAATGCTCCAAAGTTCACATCAGTTCCGTAATCGATTTTGGTCGCGGCGATCGGTTCATTCGATGTACGGCCTTCCATCATCAAAGG contains:
- a CDS encoding malate:quinone oxidoreductase encodes the protein MNSIPKKTDIILIGAGVMSATLGSLLKELAPEWEIKVFEKLASAGEESSNEWNNAGTGHAALCELNYTSEKPDGSIDISKAVNINEQFQLSKQFWSHLVKRNIIRQPQDFIKPIPHMSFVLGQSNVTFLNKRFKALSANPLFQGMQYSEDPNKLKQWIPLMMEGRTSNEPIAATKIDYGTDVNFGALTRILFEDLKTKNVEIHYNHIIKDIKRSSDGGWEVKVHNISTGTTEHHIAKFVFIGGGGGSLPLLQKTGIPESKHIGGFPVSGVFMSCKNPEVIEQHHAKVYGKAKLGAPPMSVPHLDTRYIGNKKALLFGPFAGFSPKFLKTGSNMDLINSVKPNNLFTMLAAGAKEMALTKYLIQQVMLSNDKRMEEVREFVPNAKSEDWEIVVAGQRVQVIKDTEDGKGTLQFGTEVVSAADGSIAALLGASPGASTAVHVMLDLFQKCFPQRMPEWEPKLRDMIPSYGKRLAEHPDLFQTIHASTSETLGLSDYPATELDMDTKVFKKV